A stretch of Pomacea canaliculata isolate SZHN2017 linkage group LG6, ASM307304v1, whole genome shotgun sequence DNA encodes these proteins:
- the LOC112566642 gene encoding uncharacterized protein LOC112566642: MVEDWVIKTMYATKRRRRTVKSVKAPVKEPPKSNPSKRHRERLNSELDHLASLLPFEQSVISKLDKLSVLRLAVSYLRTKSYFQSVLPARYGIESHLMSRAHLFHEPNFSEGDSVLQALYGFIFVVTCDGEVFFASRTVEQYLGFHQSDIIHQSVMELIHSEDREEFKRQLTWNAMLPQEKSNIPLHEVMLPENIQHLHRSFTVRFRCLLDNTSGFITLELNGWIRVLHGQSPRAEDPQLALFATCSPFGPLSLFDIPSRELTFKSKHKMDFSSITMDNRGKMMFGFSEHELSSKSGYDIIHPDDLCYFSSAHQELIKTGSSGLIAYRWLTKDWRWMWLQSSCKVIYKNSKPDFIICTHRQLTDDEGQDLFTKRGNEFKLPYPLLDLDMCTGFGFGDEDLGAKSKSNKSKKKGGQGKDCGQNGKKRKGGATPTPAGCIINGIANYGTHYPTFNAYEAPATDFKAADFLYPYGSNSYSLEPDLYRSHGYGAFTPSVYHPVDTYRLDSTDKHGLSNGYFPDHRQYQLPLPYGSNAYSDVMGASAKYGYDVPKYGLDTYSLDLTKRMGMGEDVTLPHPSHPPPPLHAASHMEAADGRGKFVHEFHPQHDRYTPRVNGSGLEPVDLRSPMFGPTSFMNTVEGSVAPPCVPPALFKGVHHSSAPVGGPQAPPPPPPPSNLLTKDPKLDKSLSVMTSSASSLSALPPLPSADLMPAMTLSHNTVIKSTSGLHDPGVTHMHLNVSTASLTLGSGGAQTPPSVPHTHPLTRHHPSKACDVSAGSPWNVCPAGIHVGSGNGANGGVGLGTPNTVTSPCRQQDLREDMGVGVHMNGTQEDHHTHGNSSPKTAGIPASVIQSRICEKQPAGIPVPVVKSSSTWLQHFNNNNNNNSHSTANNNSANGSLLHLTTAERDWGPTQDYFSKSFRGHLGDNYQNIKVDVL, from the exons CGTCAAGGCACCGGTCAAAGAGCCGCCCAAGAGCAACCCCAGCAAGCGGCACCGCGAGCGCCTGAACTCTGAACTCGACCACCTGGCCAGCCTCTTGCCCTTCGAGCAGAGCGTCATCTCCAAGCTGGACAAGCTGTCCGTCCTCAGGCTGGCCGTCAGCTACCTCAGGACCAAAAGCTACTTCCAGT CCGTTTTGCCTGCCAGGTATGGAATCGAAAGCCACCTTATGTCTAGGGCACACCTGTTCCACGAACCCAACTTTTCCGAAGGAGACAGCGTGCTGCAG GCTCTGTACGGATTCATCTTCGTCGTAACGTGCGATGGAGAGGTATTCTTCGCCTCCAGAACTGTAGAGCAGTACCTTGGCTTCCACCAG TCCGACATCATCCACCAGAGCGTAATGGAGCTGATCCACTCGGAGGACAGGGAGGAGTTTAAGAGGCAGCTCACCTGGAACGCCATGTTGCCGCAAGAAAAATCTAACATTCCTCTTCATGAAGTTATGCTTCCAG AGAACATCCAGCATCTTCACCGTTCCTTCACTGTCAGGTTCCGGTGTCTCCTGGATAACACATCTGGATTCATC ACGCTGGAGTTAAACGGGTGGATAAGGGTGCTGCATGGCCAAAGCCCTCGAGCTGAAGATCCTCAACTCGCTCTCTTTGCCACGTGTTCGCCCTTTGGTCCTCTTTCACTCTTTGACATACCGTCCAGGGAGCTCACCTTCAAAAGCAAACACAAGATGGACTTTTCCTCGATCACCATGGACAACAG GGGAAAGATGATGTTCGGTTTTTCTGAGCACGAGCTCTCCTCCAAATCCGGATATGACATCATACATCCGGATGACCTGTGCTACTTTTCCTCAGCACATCAGGAAC TAATCAAGACAGGAAGCTCAGGGCTGATTGCCTACCGCTGGTTGACCAAGGACTGGCGCTGGATGTGGCTGCAGTCCAGCTGCAAAGTCATCTACAAGAACAGCAAGCCGGACTTCATCATCTGCACTCATCGCCAGCTGAC CGATGACGAAGGCCAGGACCTGTTCACCAAGAGAGGGAACGAGTTCAAGCTGCCCTACCCTCTTTTAGACCTCGACATGTGCACTGGCTTTGGGTTTGGCGACGAAGACCTCGGGGCAAAGTCCAagtcaaacaaaagcaagaaaaagggAGGGCAGGGCAAAGACTGTGGCCAGAACGGGAAGAAGCGAAAGGGGGGTGCCACGCCCACCCCCGCCGGCTGCATCATCAACGGCATCGCCAACTATGGGACGCACTATCCGACCTTCAACGCCTACGAAGCACCCGCCACCGACTTCAAAGCCGCCGACTTCCTGTACCCGTATGGCTCCAACAGCTACTCGCTCGAACCCGATCTGTACCGCTCGCACGGTTACGGAGCTTTCACGCCGTCAGTGTACCACCCTGTGGACACGTACAGGTTGGATTCAACCGACAAACACGGCCTCTCCAACGGGTACTTCCCGGACCACAGACAATACCAGCTACCCCTACCTTACGGCAGCAACGCCTACTCTGACGTCATGGGGGCGTCCGCCAAGTACGGGTACGATGTGCCGAAATACGGCCTTGACACCTACAGCCTTGACCTCACCAAGAGGATGGGGATGGGGGAGGATGTGACGCTCCCCCACCCGTCACACCCTCCGCCCCCGCTTCACGCGGCCTCACACATGGAAGCCGCGGACGGGAGGGGGAAGTTCGTCCATGAGTTCCATCCCCAGCATGACAGATACACACCCCGGGTGAACGGCTCGGGTCTCGAGCCTGTGGACCTTCGATCGCCCATGTTCGGGCCGACCTCGTTCATGAACACTGTCGAGGGGTCGGTGGCTCCTCCATGTGTGCCTCCGGCGCTGTTCAAAGGCGTGCATCACAGTTCTGCCCCAGTGGGTGGCCCTCAggcacctcctcctccaccgcCGCCCTCAAACCTTCTGACCAAGGATCCCAAGCTGGACAAGTCTCTGTCGGTCATGACATCGTCCGCGTCGTCTCTCTCGGCATTGCCTCCCTTGCCATCAGCTGACCTCATGCCGGCCATGACGCTCAGCCACAACACCGTCATCAAGAGCACTTCCGGCCTCCACGACCCCGGCGTCACGCACATGCACCTGAACGTCAGCACCGCCTCCCTGACGCTGGGGTCCGGTGGCGCTCAGACGCCACCCAGCGTGCCCCACACGCACCCTCTCACCCGCCACCACCCGTCCAAGGCGTGTGACGTCAGTGCGGGTTCTCCCTGGAACGTGTGCCCCGCCGGGATTCACGTGGGCAGCGGGAACGGGGCAAACGGCGGAGTAGGGTTGGGGACCCCCAACACGGTTACCAGCCCCTGTCGTCAGCAAGACCTCAGGGAGGACATGGGGGTCGGGGTGCACATGAACGGTACGCAGGAAGACCATCATACCCATGGTAACTCCAGTCCCAAAACTGCCGGCATCCCAGCCTCCGTCATCCAGTCCAG GATATGCGAAAAACAACCTGCTGGGATCCCAGTTCCAGTGGTGAAGTCCTCATCCACCTGGCTTCAACActtcaataacaacaataacaacaacagtcaCAGTACGGCGAACAATAACTCTGCCAATGGAAGCCTTTTACATCTGACAACTGCGGAGAGGGACTGGGGGCCGACCCAGGATTATTTCTCCAAGTCCTTCCGCGGCCATCTCGGTGATAATTACCAGAATATTAAG GTGGATGTTCTCTAG